One region of Oryza glaberrima chromosome 7, OglaRS2, whole genome shotgun sequence genomic DNA includes:
- the LOC127779843 gene encoding mavicyanin-like: MGGGAAASRVSSAMAVAAAALVVMWAGTAAAAVYEVGDKTGWTIMGNPNYTAWAASKKFHLGDTVVFTYNKQFHNVMAVSKADYKNCDARKPIATWSTGNDSVVLNATGHHYFLCGFPNHCGIGQKVDIRVAASGHSSAAPSMAPAPASGSEAPVAPGGGGGSSGHAAAAPSPHGNAAVGRSVFTAIAVSVLSVAAAGLKLI, encoded by the exons ATgggtggtggtgcggcggcgagcagggtGTCGTCGGccatggccgtggcggcggcggcgttggtggTGATGtgggcggggacggcggcggcggccgtgtaCGAGGTGGGCGACAAGACCGGGTGGACCATCATGGGCAACCCCAACTACACAGCCTGGGCCGCCTCCAAGAAGTTCCATCTCGGCGACACCGTCG TGTTCACGTACAACAAGCAGTTCCACAACGTGATGGCGGTGAGCAAGGCGGACTACAAGAACTGCGACGCGAGAAAGCCGATCGCCACCTGGTCGACGGGCAACGACTCGGTGGTCCTCAACGCCACGGGCCACCACTACTTCCTCTGCGGCTTCCCGAACCACTGCGGCATCGGCCAGAAGGTGGAcatccgcgtcgccgcctccggccacTCCTCTGCTGCCCCTTCCATGGCGCCCGCCCCGGCCTCCGGCTCCGAGGCACCCGTCGCccccggtggtggcggcggctcgtccggccacgcagccgccgccccgtcgccgcACGGCAACGCCGCCGTTGGCCGCTCCGTCTTCACGGCCATCGCCGTGTCCGtgctctccgtcgccgccgctggcctgAAGTTGATCTAG
- the LOC127780683 gene encoding ribosome-recycling factor, chloroplastic, whose protein sequence is MPPLHAVSPAAAAAPPRALSSAARVPQRPGCVPERPNILSSSTNFMSLRAGPMRFYSRPLILQNSDKRAVLRHATIEEIEAEKSVIEDQARERMEKAIETVQNNFNTVRTGRANPAMLDRIEVEYYGTPVNLKSIAQINTPDATSLLIQPYDKSSLKLIEKTIVAANLGVTPSNDGEVIRVTVPPLTSDRRKELAKTVAKLAEEGKVAIRNIRRDAIKAYDKLEKEKKLSEDNVKDLSADLQKVTDEYMKKIEAIQKQKEQELMKI, encoded by the exons atgccgccgctccacgccgtctcccccgcggcggcggccgccccgccgcgcgcgctctcctccgccgcgcgcgtcccgcAGCGCCCAG GTTGTGTTCCAGAACGCCCAAACATTTTAAGCTCCTCCACAAACTTCATGAGTCTCCGTGCTGGACCAATGCGCTTCTATAGCAGGCCTCTTATTCTTCAAAACTCGGACAAGAG AGCAGTATTGAGGCATGCCACTATTGAAGAAATTGAGGCAGAAAAATCTGTCATTGAAGACCAAGCT AGAGAAAGGATGGAAAAGGCAATTGAAACAGTCCAAAATAACTTCAATACTGTGAGGACAGGGCGGGCAAACCCAGCTATGCTTGACAGGATTGAG GTTGAGTATTATGGAACTCCAGTGAACTTGAAGAGCATCGCACAGATAAACACTCCAGATGCAACTTCTCTCCTTATTCAGCCATATGACAAATCCTC CCTCAAGCTCATTGAGAAAACAATAGTTGCTGCAAATCTGGGGGTTACACCAAGCAATGATGGAGAAGTGATTCGAGTCACTGTTCCACCATTGACTTCTGACCGCAGAAAG GAACTGGCAAAAACTGTTGCTAAATTAGCTGAAGAAGGCAAG GTTGCTATAAGGAACATAAGAAGAGATGCCATCAAAGCTTACGATAAGCTTGAGAAG GAAAAGAAACTTTCTGAAGATAACGTGAAGGATTTGTCCGCTGATCTACAA AAAGTTACAGACGAGTACATGAAAAAGATCGAAGCTATCCAAAAGCAGAAGGAACAG GAACTCATGAAAATTTAG
- the LOC127778371 gene encoding protein TIME FOR COFFEE, with protein sequence MDRIREGSRRAGVSGGGGGGGPPPPRRRLRSSGGGGGGSGSGGPRDSPRSERRRGERLMLNGGGGGGGRDDDDDTSDESLGDDDEDADEELAASAPRYPPVQRRSPSTAPPPSPPQPSGGGGHHHSSSSSGGGGGGYHNHHHHGGQPQMQRKGGSNPKSPIVWKAADEMIGVPVPRKARSASTKRSSHEWSVPGGGSSGGGGSGSVAGDTSQIQRPSSRPISPASGSTTGPARKKLKHLGGSGSSGASGQAPKQRPSPASAPSTAPPQPPPPKISKSPSFIQEEIEVAEVLFGLTRQFPCPSKPVESNHKLEVRDAPEAKSGNSSPAPSSSVARPSDSTSVATIAPKRKRPRLVKYDDDVRPASPAKPDLAEPSSRPETLPASRSELKASVSAATDSGTTTATAGAQHEAMREQEKREDHRSRDSELRPGESDRRDHRPESRAEPTPPAQPSGKPDGESAAVVSEARNGEATAATKIELASDGARQEKFCIDLMAPPPGKSPDRDGASDPDVDKKGLDSEMDMAARGNSEKKDAERPRRGLEINLEDDKMVQRMPADEVAPKKLTLQLDLEKPSLGDEKSPSERRPQPALQQQKPKNEIKHEKSAMPAVTPPMPIPVGSWLGSFPPFGYLGPVPALSAAGLHHPMDVKPGSSAGLQHAALLPPVRPKRCATHCFIAQQIRYNQQVTAKMQNFWTPATAAAAAAAASRSAAPFFGPRPFNMGVVPPAEAASLLVNPMQGSYPVRAHAPLQEAKAPSMATSPFQGSLSKDKAAMNNAAVAESSQRKQPPAHEAQQPGPVPNMLQGPAFIFPFNQQQAAVVAAAANAASRVGDAKPSVGSNTMPPSAAAHNSSANPGAAAMNLSFANLPPADAQLFAILQNGGYPFQVAAHAGGPPAAYRGMAPPGPAVPFFNGHVYPSHMLHPSQQQGASPQNLQKNPMSNMSASSQKHQPQQSQGLLGYAPNANAAAAASNSQSYSSGNQRPVLLPGLAHRQDSEKTVQDGPSGDDKSSHPQKGGYDHNYAVPVHLPNFALMPPTSAAGGGGQSDKKLSDHHPQQLPPASRGQGVRIDLASSPSFVVPFGSVGAPGSAPGGLDFSSLGPNHQLFQSHQEAGRHGYPQLNFATAQSVQAGQHKPQRQVSGETKSVAGDSSTHNTVDSERKKSAAAKYPGDSQQHSLSFSRQDNKSYVPPFLSGNTNDSSSRTLSLIGSEPSNAFSLGGKSANTSAPAATSAAAPSPSSIPQQQQQQQQHFLQLHKQQQQLIQHHHMNSRPRSAAPSNTGGYSDRLNMPSFQGMMYPSSAAQVGVPSQSPQLKPSSARATGAPAGVASPGASPSNLIVMKSGLHQQQAKAPMQSLSTSNHQPQSSSKMGPVTNMSTGGGDLSRSSNAPVASGSPSNSVSKSTGGSPPASGSAKGVPPAVQLPSPQQQSAKNPASTSGAKSAPTNHYSTMPMPSILGQQPNVPPGSNSGSKQQSHMMKQQPFPQGGHFFISNAYTPQAPGAAGGVALGLYQKRSADKTQQQQQPHQQSAMSAAASNNMKTHHPPAGSFMHLAAASQSPSGVPHSHMSAAQLTFGAPMSMSVKPSSDQKPAAGK encoded by the exons ATGGACCGGATCCGGGAGGGGAGCAGGagggccggggtgtccggtggtgggggcggcggtgggccgccgccgccgcgccggcggctgaggagcagcggcggaggcggcgggggaagcGGAAGCGGCGGGCCGAGGGACTCGCCTCGCTCCGAGAGGCGGCGGGGTGAGAGGTTGATgctcaacggcggcggcggcggcggcggccgggacgacgacgacgacacctcCGACGAGagcctcggcgacgacgacgaggacgccgacgaggagctcgccgcGTCCGCGCCGCGGTACCCGCCGGTGCAGCGGCGGTCGCCGAGCACCgcgccaccgccctcgccgccccagcccagcggcggcggcggccatcaccatagcagtagcagcagcggcggcggcggcggaggctaccACAACCATCACCACCATGGAGGCCAGCCGCAGATGCAGCGGAAAGGGGGCTCCAATCCGAAGAGCCCCATCGTATGGAAGGCCGCCGACGAAATGATCGGCGTGCCGGTTCCGAGGAAGGCTCGGTCAG CTTCTACAAAGAGGAGTTCGCACGAGTGGTCGGTCCCCGGCGGtggaagcagcggcggcggcggcagcggtagcGTCGCTGGAGACACCTCACAGATCCAGCGGCCGTCCTCACGGCCGATCTCTCCAGCGTCCGGCTCTACCACCGGACCTGCAAGGAAGAAGCTG AAACATCTTGGTGGCAGTGGGAGCAGCGGCGCTTCAGGGCAAGCACCCAAGCAGCGGCCTTCGCCGGCATCAGCTCCGTCGACAGCGCCACCGCAGCCTCCCCCGCCGAAGATTTCGAAGTCGCCGTCTTTCATTCAGGAGGAGATCGAGGTCGCCGAAGTTCTCTTCGGCCTCACGAGGCAGTTCCCGTGTCCTTCCAAGCCAGTGGAGAGCAACCACAAGCTGGAGGTCAGGGACGCGCCGGAGGCCAAGTCCGGGAACTCCTCGCCGGCCCCGTCGTCCTCGGTTGCACGGCCATCCGATTCGACCTCCGTTGCTACAATAG CGCCAAAGAGGAAGCGGCCACGGCTCGTCAAGTACGACGACGATGTCCGGCCAGCGAGCCCGGCGAAGCCAGACTTGGCTGAGCCGTCCTCGAGGCCAGAGACGCTTCCGGCATCAAGATCGGAGTTAAAGGCGTCGGTGTCGGCCGCTACCGACAgtggcaccaccaccgccaccgctggtGCGCAGCACGAGGCTATGCGGGAgcaggagaagagggaggaccATAGGAGTCGAGATTCGGAGCTCCGGCCAGGCGAATCAGATCGCCGGGATCACAGGCCGGAGAGCCGGGCagagccgacgccgccggcgcagccCTCAGGCAAGCCGGATGGTGAATCGGCGGCGGTCGTCTCCGAGGCTAGGAACGGCGAGGCCACCGCCGCGACAAAGAT tgagcTGGCATCTGATGGAGCTCGGCAAGAAAAGTTTTGCATTGATCTCATG GCTCCTCCTCCTGGGAAGTCTCCTGATAGAGATGGTGCTTCCGACCCTGATGTGGATAAGAAGGGATTGGATTCTGAGATGGACATG GCTGCGAGAGGAAATTCCGAAAAGAAAGACGCAGAGAGGCCACGGAGAGGGCTGGAGATCAATTTGGAGGATGATAAGATGGTGCAGAGGATGCCAGCGGATGAGGTTGCTCCAAAGAAACTCACGCTGCAATTGGATTTGGAGAAGCCCAGCCTTGGTGACGAAAAGTCCCCATCAGAACGACGGCCACAGCCGGCATTGCAGCAACAGAAGCCTAAGAATGAGATAAAGCATGAAAAATCTG CAATGCCTGCTGTTACACCACCTATGCCGATACCTGTTGGAAGTTGGCTGGGGAGTTTTCCACCATTTGG TTACCTCGGTCCTGTACCGGCACTATCAGCTGCTGGTCTTCATCATCCTATGGATGTCAAGCCAGGGTCTTCTGCTGGATTACAG CATGCTGCATTGCTACCTCCAGTACGGCCAAAGCGCTGTGCTACGCATTGTTTCATCGCTCAGCAGATCAGGTACAACCAGCAAGTGACAGCAAAGATGCAGAACTTCTGGACAccggcgacggcagcagcggcagccgccgccgccagtagATCGGCGGCGCCATTCTTTGGTCCACGACCATTCAACATGGGTGTGGTGCCGCCAGCGGAGGCTGCCTCCCTTCTTGTGAATCCAATGCAGGGGAGCTACCCTGTGAGGGCCCACGCCCCCCTGCAAGAAGCCAAGGCTCCTTCAATGGCTACCTCTCCTTTCCAGGGGAGTCTATCAAAGGATAAAGCAGCAATGAACAATGCTGCTGTTGCTGAGTCAAGCCAAAGAAAGCAACCTCCGGCTCATGAAGCACAACAACCCGGTCCCGTGCCGAACATGCTG CAAGGCCCGGCATTCATCTTTCCATTCAACCAGCAACAAGCTGCAgttgtggctgctgctgcaaatGCTGCCAGCCGAGTGGGTGATGCAAAGCCTTCTGTGGGCAGTAATACAATGCCACCATCTGCTGCTGCCCACAATTCTTCAGCAAACCCTGGCGCAGCGGCCATGAACCTGAGCTTTGCCAACTTGCCACCAGCTGATGCTCAGCTTTTTGCCATCTTACAGAATGGCGGCTACCCGTTCCAGGTTGCTGCTCATGCTGGAGGACCTCCTGCTGCCTATCGAGGCATGGCACCACCAGGACCTGCTGTTCCGTTCTTCAATGGGCATGTTTACCCTTCTCACATGTTGCACCCATCACAGCAGCAAGGGGCGTCACCACAAAATCTTCAGAAGAACCCCATGTCAAACATGTCCGCTTCGTCTCAGAAGCATCAGCCACAACAATCTCAAGGGTTACTGGGATATGCACCAAATGCTaatgctgctgcagctgccagTAATTCCCAGAGCTATTCCAGTGGCAACCAGCGTCCAGTGCTGCTGCCTGGCCTTGCTCACCGCCAGGACAGTGAGAAAACTGTGCAAGATGGTCCATCGGGTGATGACAAGTCATCTCACCCTCAGAAAGGAGGTTATGATCATAATTATGCCGTTCCAGTTCATCTTCCAAATTTTGCATTGATGCCCCCTACTtccgctgctggtggtggtggtcagaGTGACAAGAAGTTAAGTGATCACCACCCGCAGCAGCTACCACCGGCGAGTCGAGGGCAGGGTGTGAGAATTGATCTtgcttcctctccctcttttgtGGTTCCTTTTGGTTCTGTGGGTGCTCCTGGATCTGCCCCAGGTGGCCTTGACTTTTCTTCATTGGGGCCGAACCATCAACTATTCCAGAGCCATCAAGAAGCAGGCAGGCATGGTTATCCTCAGCTCAATTTTGCCACAGCGCAATCTGTTCAAGCTGGTCAACACAAGCCCCAGCGTCAGGTCAGTGGAGAAACAAAATCTGTGGCTGGTGATTCTTCAACGCATAACACTGTCGACAGTGAGAGAAAGAAATCAGCAGCTGCAAAGTATCCAGGTGATTCACAGCAGCATTCACTTTCCTTCTCCAGGCAAGATAACAAGTCTTATGTGCCTCCTTTCCTTAGTGGAAACACTAATGATAGCTCATCCCGCACCTTGAGCCTTATTGGGTCAGAACCTTCAAATGCCTTCAGTCTAGGAGGCAAATCAGCAAATACATCGGCCCCGGCAGCTACATCAGCTGCAGCACCATCCCCATCCAGCATtcctcagcagcagcagcagcagcaacaacatttCCTTCAACTTCataagcagcagcaacaattgATTCAGCATCACCATATGAACTCTCGCCCCAGATCTGCTGCACCAAGCAATACAGGTGGATATTCAGACCGCTTGAACATGCCAAGTTTTCAGGGTATGATGTACCCATCAAGTGCTGCCCAAGTGGGTGTTCCTAGTCAATCTCCTCAATTGAAGCCTTCGTCAGCCAGAGCAACCGGTGCACCTGCTGGTGTGGCTTCCCCTGGTGCTTCACCCTCTAATTTGATTGTGATGAAGAGTGGTCTCCATCAGCAACAAGCTAAGGCTCCTATGCAGTCTCTCTCTACCTCAAACCACCAACCCCAGAGTTCATCAAAGATGGGTCCTGTCACTAATATGTCTACTGGAGGAGGGGATTTGTCAAGATCTTCAAATGCTCCCGTTGCTTCTGGTTCACCATCCAATTCAGTCTCCAAAAGTACTGGTGGCAGCCCACCGGCTTCTGGAAGTGCAAAGGGTGTTCCACCAGCTGTCCAATTGCCGTCACCTCAACAACAATCAGCCAAGAATCCAGCATCGACGTCTGGAGCCAAGTCAGCTCCCACAAATCACTATAGTACTATGCCTATGCCATCGATCCTTGGTCAACAGCCAAATGTGCCGCCTGGTTCTAATTCAGGCAGTAAGCAGCAGTCGCACATGATGAAACAGCAGCCATTTCCACAAGgaggtcatttcttcatctccAATGCATACACACCACAAGCCCCTGGAGCTGCTGGAGGTGTTGCTCTTGGCCTTTACCAGAAGCGCTCAGCTGACaagacgcagcagcagcagcagccccaTCAGCAGAGCGCCATGTCGG CTGCAGCCAGCAATAACATGAAGACACATCATCCTCCCGCTGGCAGTTTTATGCATCTTGCCGCAGCATCTCAGTCTCCGAGCGGTGTGCCTCACTCTCATATGTCAGCGGCACAATTGACTTTTGGGGCCCCAATGTCAATGTCTGTAAAACCATCAAGTGATCAGAAGCCTGCTGCTG GCAAGTAA